The genomic stretch GGTAGCTCAGAAAAAGCCTCTGGTCTATCACGTTACGAACTTCGTAGCCGCTCCCTACCAGGCCGATCTGTGTCTGGCCATAGGGGCGTCTCCCATAATGGCCCCCTCCGAGGAGGAGGCCAGCGAGATGGTACAGGCCGCCGACGTGGTCTTGGTGAACATAGGAACCCCCACTGCCCAGTCGATGGAGACGATCCGAACAGCCATGAAAACCGCCGCCGACACAGGAACTCCGGTCGTCCTCGATCCGGTGGGGTACGGAGCCACCGCCAGAAGGATCGCTCTGGTGGACGAGATCCTTCAGCGTTACCCGGTGGCCATAGTCAAGGGGAACTCGGCGGAGATAGCTCTTATGGCCGGATGCCACGGCGGACTAAGAGGAGTTGACTCCACCGGAATGTGCCGTTCCGACAACGCCGTGTTCCGGCTGGCCAGAAAATACGGCACGGTCGTGGCAGCCACGGGAAAGGTGGACTACGTCAGCGACGGGAACAAGGTCCTGGAGGTTCACGGAGGCAGCGACATGATGCAAAGTATCACCGCGGGAGGCTGTGCGGTCGGTTCCCTTCTGGCGGCAATACTAGGAGCCAGCGGAGACGCCTTGGCTGCCGCCATAGCCGGACTGATCGCCATGGGGATCGCGTCCGAGAGGGCCATTGAGTCCGGTCCGGGAAGCTTCAAAACCTCCATAATAGATCAGCTATACGGAATGTCCAAGACCGGCCTCGGCGAGATAGAGGGACGGCTCAGGCTTCAGGACAGGATTGCCGGTTAGCGATGGATCCTAAAATCCTCACCCTTTACGTGATCCCCGACAGACGGCTGGGAGCCCCTCGTTCCATATTGGAACAGACCTCCGCCGCTCTCGAAGGGGGAGCCACAGCCATACAGCTCAGGGACAAGGAGCTGACCGCTCGTGAACTGACCGATCTGGCCTCCCGGATGACCGAGATGTGCCGAAAAAAAGGGGCCAAGCTCTTCGTGAACGACCGCCTGGACGTGGCCCTGGCGGCCGGGGCGGACGGATGCCACCTAGGTCAGTCCGATCTGCCTTTGGCCGCCGCCAGAAAGCTGGCCCCGAGGCCCTTCCTGCTAGGCCGATCCACCAGGACCGTCGAACAGGCCCGCATAGCCCTGGAGGAAGGGGCGGACTATCTGGGGGTCGGGGCGGTCTATCCGACGGGGACCAAGGACGACGCCTCTGTCATAGGGATAGAGGGACTGAGAGCCGTGGTGGAGTTTACCTCTTTGCCGGTGGTGGCAATAGGCGGCATAGGGCTATCTTCGGTGCGGGAGGTCATGGCTACCGGGGCCTCTGGAGTGGCGGTGGTCTCCGCCGTCGTGGAAACCCCCGACCCCACGGTATCGGCGGTGGAGTTTCTGAAACTGACGAAGAAGCCGTGACAGGATTGTTGCCTGGATGGGTTGCACGGAGGGGGTGAGTCGCGATGAACCTCGATTTCAGGACCGTCGTCTTAGGCGGGGTGATACTGTTTTGCGTCTGTACCCTACTGGTGGGCTCTCTATGGCGACAGACCAGAAGTAGATTCGACGGACTGGGGCATTCTTTTGTAGGATTCATGCTGATATCGACCGGACTGGGCCTTATGTTTCTAAGGGGCAGTATCTGTCCTTTTATATCGGTCGTGGTGGTCAACGGGCTCCTTGTATTGGGGATCATCGCCGGTCTGGTCGGGCTGGAAAGGTTCCTGGAAATCCGCCGCTCCCATCGGAGCGACCTAGTTATCTGGGCCCTGTTCGTGTCTCTCATAGCCTACTTTGCCTACGTCGATCCCAGTACCCCCAAGAGGATTATCTGCTTTTCCGTAGCCTTGGTCTATTTTTCCTGGCGGTACATAAAAACGTCCATCATAGAGGTCGACAGTTCCACGAGAAGAACGACCTTAGGGGTCGGAGTGGCCTTCACGGGGTTCCTGATACTGGGGCTTTTGAGGATAGGAGCTGCATTCTTTCTATATCGCGATCTCCATTCTCTGGAGCTCCCTTCGGGGACACTGGAGGTGTTCCTGGGCTACTCCCAGCATGCCCTGGTAGTGCTCTGGGCCTATGGACTCACACTCATGGTGAACAGCAGGCTGATGGCGGAGCTCGACAGGGAGAGGGTCAAGTTCTCGTCCATATTCAACGGGGCTCCTCACGCGATAGCCCTTACCAGACAGTCCGACGGCATGGTTATCGATTCCAACTGGGAGTTTTCCAGGCTTCTTGAACTGGAGGACCGGCAGATAGTTGGAAGAAGCACCGTGGATCTTGGTTTTTGGGGATCCTCCGAGGAAAGGTCTCGCATAATCGACGGCATAAAATCTAATGGATCGATCAAGGCCGTGGACGTCAGGCTGAAACGTTCCAACGGGGACGACATGATAGGATCTCTTTTCGTCGACCTGGTGCCGGTAAACGGAGAGGGAGTGCTGCTCTCCACGATAATGGACGTCACGGAGCAGAGAAAGATGGAGCTTCAGATAGCGAAAATGGCCAGAACCGACCCTTTGACGGGGCTGTTGAACCGAGCGGCTTTCTCCGACGAGGTCGACCGAGCCATGGAAGAGGCCTCGTCTAAGGGAGAAAAGCTGTCCCTCATGTTTTTGGACCTCGACGGTTTCAAACCGGTGAACGATGACTTCGGCCACGCCGTAGGCGACGTCGTGCTCCGCCAGGTGACGGAGCGAATGGCAGAAACCGTGGGGAGCGAAGGAACCTTAGGCAGGATCGGCGGCGACGAGTTCGTGGTACTCCTTCCCTTCGGAGAAAAACGAGCCGAGTCCGTGGGAGAGGAGATCAGACTCGCCCTGGAAAGGCCTTTCGATGTGGGCGGACGATCTATCGGAATATCCTGTAGCGTCGGCATAGCGGTCTATCCGGATCACGGAAAAGACGAAATAGAGCTGGCAAAAAACGCAGATCATGCCATGTACATGGTGAAAAAGGCGGGAGGCAACGGAGTCGAGGTGTTCGGACAGACGGCTTTTGACGGCGATTGGAGACGGAAGGGAGAGCGAGGTAGATGGTTTTAGATCGCATCGCTCTGGTGAGGGGCGACATAACCGAGATGGACGTTGATGCCGTCGTGAACGCCGCCAACACGTCGCTCCTGGGCGGAGGCGGAGTGGACGGGGCCATTCACAGGGCGGCCGGACCGGAGTTGCTAGAGGCCTGTCGACCTCTGAGAGGCTGCGCCACCGGAGACGCCAAGATAACCATGGGTTACGGACTCCCTGCCAGATATGTCATACACACCCCCGGCCCGGTGTGGCACGGAGGACAACAAGGCGAGGCCAAGCTTCTGGCCTCCTGCTACAGAAGGAGCCTGGAGCTTGCCAGAGACCACGACTGCAAGACCGTGGCCTTTCCCGCCATAAGCTGCGGCGTCTACGGCTACCCGGTGGAACAGGCCTGTGCTGTCGCATTGAAGGCCATAACCGACTTCCTTAAAGACGACGACAGCCTGGAGAAGGTGTATCTGGTGGCCTTCGGTGACGAGGTGGCGGAGGAATATCGGAGGCTGTTGGGGTAACGGGGCCTAGGTTTTTGATTCGAAGGGGGCGAGAAGATGAGACAGTACGTAGTAGGTGCCTTTACGGACAGGGTTTTCGGAGGAAACCCCGCCGCCGTGTGCGTTATGGAGCGGTGGTTGTCGGAGGAGCTCATGATGAACATCACCCGGGAAAACAACCTCTCCGAGACGGCCTTCGCCGTGCCGGAGGGGGATGGTTTTCGACTTCGTTGGTTCACTCCGGGAGGGGAGATAGACCTTTGTGGACACGCTACCCTGGCAACCGCCTACGTCGTATCCCGCTACGTCCGACCGGAATCTTCAACCATCGACTTCGAGACTTTAAGCGGCACCCTGACCGTTGAGAGAAAGGGCGACCTTTTCGAGATGGATTTTCCCGCCTACGATCTTAAACCCGTGGCTGTCACGGACCGGATGGCCGACGCCATAGGAGTTATGCCTAAAGAGGCCTATATGGGAAGAGACCTGCTATGCGTTTTGGACTCCGAAGCTGCGGTCAGGAACCTCGTTCCGGACATGACTAAGCTTCTGAACCTGGAGGGCCTGCTTCTGCACGTAACGGCCGTGGGATCGGATTACGACTGCGTGTCCCGTTCCTTCGCCCCGAAGCTGAACGTGCCGGAAGATCCTGTCTGCGGTTCGGGACACTGTCACATACTGCCCTATTGGGCGAAGGTAACCGGCAAGCCGGAGCTGGTGGCCTACCAGGCGTCCAGACGGGGCGGCGTCCTGTACGGAAGGATTTCAGGTTTTCGGGTAAAACTGGCTGGCAAAGCCGTCCTATACTCCGAGGCGGTTATACAGGTGTAGGAAAAGGAGGCTCCTCGTTTGTCTTGAGGGGCCTCCTTTTATGGGGGGAAGGTGGTCTCAGGGTTTCAGCAGGTGTGGCACGGATAACAGGATAAACTCGTTGTCGTCTGCGATGTTTGGCTCTCGACTCGAGGAAAAGGGGTAGTTGTTGTCGTTTCCCACTATGATGTGCTCTTTATCGACTATCCAAAGATAGCCTCCGTTGCTTTCAGGGCCAATATAGCTTTTTCGTGTTTCACCGAGATAACGGAGGGGTTGCGGATAGGTCAAGGTTTCGTTGCCGTTATTCGAGGTCCCGTCGCGATACATATCCCTTACCTTTTCGAAACGGTTCCGTTGCGAAACGGTGGTAGCCTTTCAACTACCATATTCGCATACAGGAAGGTGAGTGTCGTGCAGATGAAGCTTAAATCCTTGGGGATCGCCGCGTCCCTGTCGGTCTTTACCCTTTTGAGCCCTCCGTCGTCGGAGGCTGAGGTAAGATCCTTTGCGCTTGAGAATCATTATGCCGTGCCGGGAGGACAGGTCGCGGAGATAGTGACAGCCACCCCGGACGGGATGAGCCTCTTCTACACCAACGCATCCGGCGAGAAGGTGGGCATACTGGATATATCCGACCCCGCCAGCCCGAGGGGTGCGGGGTCTATAGAGGTTTCGGGAGAGCCGACCTCGGCAGCTGTCAGCGTCGACGGGCGTTACCTGGCCGTGGCGGTTCGAAACGGCGATAACCTGAATACAGCGGCGCCGGGCACTCTGGGTATATACGATATATCCCTTCCCGATAAGCCCCGCCATTTGGGCGATGTAACAATTGGTGTCGGCCCGGATTCGGTGGCCTGTTCCGAGATAGAGGGAAAGATGGTCGTGGTCGTTGCCATAGAGGACGAGGAGAGCGACGAGGAGGGAGAGGCCACCCTCGGAGGGAAGCGTCCCGGAAGGGTCGACGTGGTGATCGTGAACCCCTCCGACGTTCCATCCTCCAATATTGCCTCGGTGGAGCTTGGGCGGGAACTGCTCGGATCGGTGGAGGGGATTAACTACCCGGCGGATCCTCAGCCGGAGTTCGTGGCGATCTCGTCGTCGGGCACTGAGGCTGCCGTGTCGATCCAGGAAAGCAACGGTGTCGCCGTGATAGATATATCCGATCCGGCGAAGCCATCGGTAAAAAAGGTGTTCTGTTCCGGAACGGTGGAGAGAAAGGCGGACCTGAAGAAGGACGGTCGGATAAGCTTTTCCGATAACTTCAAGGGACGCAGGGAGCCGGATGGCTTGACCTATTTATCCATAGGGGGAAAGAGCTACATAGCCTTGGCCAACGAGGGAGATACCGGCCTTGAGACCTTCGGCGACGGGGTCTACCCCGGCGGTCGGGGAATAAGCCTCCACGACACGGACGGCAAGGTTCTGTGGGATTCTGGCGTTGAGCTCGACATAGCCGCATCGCTGGTCGGTCACTATCCCGATGGACGTTCAAGCAAGAAGGGAGCGGAGATCGAGGGGATCGCTTCGACGAGGATGTTCGGCGACGATCTGTTGATAGTGGCGTCGGAAAGGGGATCCTTTTTGGCCGTCTACAGGGTCAGGGATGTCTTTGCCCCGGAGCTGATAAAGATACTTCCTACAGGAAGCAGCCCCGAAGGGGTTATAGCTATCACGGGAAGACAGGACGGAAAACAGCTGATAGTCAGTGCCAACGAGGGCGATGGGACAGTCAACCTGTATTCGGTCAGCGATAAGGACGTCCCAGGCGATCCCTCCGACCTGACTCTGTCTTCCAGATCCGAGCCTTGGAGCGCCCTTTCCGGTTTCTCTTCCGACGGGAAACATATATATGCGGTTCCAGACAACGCCTGGAGTTCCTCTAGGATATGGAGGATAAGTATGTCGAGGACGATGGACGGCGTGGCAGATATAGACGGGATGATCCCCATAACCAAAGACGGGACCCCCGCTGCCTACGATCTGGAGGGCATCTGCTGGACGAAGGACGGTTTTTGGCTTGTCGGCGAGGGGAAGAATGCCTCGGAGAACCTGTTGATCTTCGTCGATCACGACGGGAAGGTCAGAGAGGAGCATCCCCTTCCTCAGGAGCTGATAGACGAATACGGAGATCCCGGCAAGTTCGGCTTCGAGGGAGTGGCTGCGTCCTCCGACGGATCTTTCCTGTACGTGGCGATGCAAAGAGGGTTCGACAGCGACGATAAACGGGCAGCGATACTCCGTTTTTCCCCATCCGATGGGAAATGGGAGGTCTCCTGGTATCCTCTGGACGATAACCCGGTGGACTCGAAGAAATACTGGATGGGGTTGTCCGATCAGTGTCTCGTAAAGAATGATAAACTGCTTGTCCTGGAGAGGGACAAGGGTAAGGGAGACAGCGCCAGGGTCAAACGGGTGTACTCCGTGGATCTGAAGGGCTTTTCCAACGGATCGGTTTTGGATAAAAAACTGGTAAAGGATATCGTGGAATCTCACGGGTTGTTGTTGGAAAAGGCCGAAAGCCTCTGTCTGTTCGATGGCGATATCTGGATGGCGATCGACAACGACGGAGCCGGATGGACCAGGATGTTGAATCTCGGTAGTGTAGACTAGATTCTACCGTTAAAAACGAGGTCTCTTCGATAAAAGTCGGAGAGACCTCGTTTTTTGTGTCTCGGTAGGCGGTTATGGACGTGGAGTGACCTTGTTGACCACGTTCAGTATCTCTCTGCCGTCCCTCTGTCGAGAGAGGTTTCCCTTTATTCCCGCAATAGCCCCTTTGTAGAATTCGTCGGTGACCCCTCCTGTGTGTGGGGAGAGGGACAGCCTGGGGTCCTCGAACAGCGGGTCGTTCGGGTCGGCCGGTTCTCCCCATATGACGTCCAGACCTGCCCCGGCTAGTTGGTTGTCGTCCAGCGCCTTGAGGAATGCCTCTCGATCCACCAGGTTGGGCCGGGCCACGTTTATCAGCCAGCTGTCGGGGTCCATCGCCTGAAGGATCTTTCCGTCTATTATGCCGTCGGTTTCGGGTTTGCTCGGCAGGGCCAGCACGACGAATCGACATCCTCTGACCGCTTCGTCCAGCCGGGAGAGGGGGAATACCTCCTTCAATCCCCACTGAGAGAATTGAGGACGTATGGTCCTGTTGGCTCCTACGACCTCCATTCCCAGGCCTGTCAGTCTTTCGACGATGGCGTGTCCTACGCCGCCCAGTCCCACGACGAGGACTCTCTTTTTCCAGAGGGCGGTGCTGAAGGGGGCGAAAATCCTTCTGGCCCTGAATGTCTCCTCGAATAGATGGGTCCTCTTCGCCAGTATCAGCATATGCATTATGGCCGTCTCCGCCACGCTTTCGGCGTTTCCCGACCTCCAGGACGGAACGTTGGCCACCTTTACGTCAAATTCGGAGCAGGCCTCCAGGTCCGCGCTGTCGTATCCCGCCCCTACGAACTGGACGAGCCTCAACTTGCCGGCTATTTCCAGATCTTCTCTTGATATACCCCTGCTGGAGGTCAAAAGGACCTCAGCATCCGGCAGGTTTTTCCTTATTTCCTCCTCGGACCGACAGAAAACGAAGTCGCATCCTTCCAGTTCGGGCTTTATCTCTTCGTCGATGAGCTCCTGTAGTTTTCCGTTGTTTTCGGTGAGAACTATCTTCATGGCTGCTCCTTGAGATGCAATATTTTATCGGTGGCCTTGAGTCCCGATCCGGACAGAAAGGCTACGGTAACGTCCTGGTCCGATAATGTCCCCTCGATGCGGAGTTTCTTCAGTGCCGGAACCACCACCGCACTGGTGGGTTCCACGTAGATTCCTCTTGAGGCCAGGGCGAAGATTCCATCAACTATGGGTTTCTCGTCCACAGCCACTATGGATCCCCCCGACCGTTTCACCGCCTCCAGGACCTCGGCGCCTCTGAGAGGGGTGGCCGAGCTGATGCCCTCCGCCACGGTCTCCGTCTTGGTTATGTTTTCCGGCACGTCCAGCCCAGATTCGTAGGCCTTCGCCAGAGGGGCGCAGTTGGCCGATTGAACGCCGTGAATTTTAGGAATGTTATTTATTAGACCCATCTCACGGAGTTCAGAGAATGCCCTGTAGGCTCCGAGAACGAGGCTTCCCTGGCCCAGGGGCAGGACCAGGTGGTCCGGGACGGTCCAGCCCAGCTGTTCCCATATCTCGTAGGCGAAGGTCTTGACGCCCTCTACGAACCATGGGCTCCAGTTGTGGCTGCCGTAGTAGGTTTCTCGTGCCGCCGCCATAGCGGCATCGGTGGTGTCCTCTCTGGTTCCGGGAACCCTGATCAGCTCGGCGCCGTAGGCCTCTATCTGAACGCATTTTCCCGCCGAGGTGTAGTCCGGTACGTAGACCGAGCAGTTCAGTCCCCCTGCGGCGCAGTATGCGGCCATGGCCGCTCCTGCGTTTCCCGACGAGTCCTCTATGAGGGAGGTTATTCCCAGCTCCCTGAGTCGGCTGACCAACACCGATATTCCCCTGTCCTTGTAGGAACCTGTGGGGCAGAGGAAGTCCATCTTGACCAGATGCTTCATCCCGTCCAGTTTCACCGGGATCAAGGGGGTGAGTCCCTCTCCCATAGTCACGGCCTTTTCTGGCGATCTCACCGGTATGGTTCTGCCGTATCTCCACATGGAGAGGGGGCCTCTCTTTATCTCCTCCGGCGATATGGATAAAAGTTTTTCCGTTATGTGGTCAAGATGGCCTCCGCAGCCGGGGCATCTCCAGATCGATTCGTCGTCTCCGTAAGAGGCCCCGCACTTTAGGCATTTGAGCATCAGCTGTCTCCGACCTCGGCTATCACGTCTATCTCCACGTCCAGACCGTTGTGGATGTCTATTCCGCTTGCTACGGTTCTGGCCGGAGGAACCGGACTGGTGAAGAACTCGGAGTATGCCTTGTTCACCTCGTCCCACAGTGTGACGTCCCTGATGAGGACCGTGGCTTTGGCGACCTTTTCCAGCGAGGATCCGTTTTCCTCCAGCAACGCCGCTATGTTTTTCAGTATCCTCCTGGTCTGTTCCGCAGGAGATGCCCCCTTGAGGGCTTTTCCCGTCGTAGGGTCCACCGGTAGCTGCCCCGCCGTGAAGATGAGATTTCCCACCCTCGTTGCCTGGGAGTAGCATCCCGCCGGTTTCGGTGCTTTTTCGCTTTCTATGCGACGGATCATGGTTTTCCCTCCTTCTGTGTTTCTTCCTGGGTCTTTGCTTTAAACGTTCCCCATAATATCGACAGAGCGCCTCCGATCAGGGCCAGGTCGGCGATGTTAAGGTAGAGCCCTCCGGGCCAGAACGGCACCGGTATGTAGTCCATGACCGCTCCGTAGAGCAAGCGGTCTATCATGTTGCCCATGGCCCCTCCCCACATAAGAATCAGTCCGTTTTTCGTGGGGGCCGGTTTTTTGTCCGCCATAGCCGTTACCGCCAGAAGAACGGCGAAGCCGACTGCGGAGCCCCACGTTGATCCGTTCTCCAGCGACGAGAAAGCGACCCCCTTGTTCCAGATGGCCGGAAGACCCATTCGGCGTACTGCGACGGAGCAGCCATAGGTCCCTATCGCAACGAAAGAAGCTAAAGATGCCGGTTTCAAGGAAGCCCTCCTGTCTTGTGGTTCCCGATATAAAAGAGGCGGCCTTTTGGCCGCCTCTCTTGCTATTCCACCTTTATGCCCGATTTTCTCAGGCCCAATATGACGGCATATCCTATGATACACCCCGGGATGGCGCTTGTCAGGAACGCTCCTTGTAGAGCCCACAGTCCGACCGATTTCCCCATGGCGGGAGCTATCAGCAGTGCCGATAGGGTCGCTCCTATCGGGCCGGTACCGAGGGGTTCGGCCAGTGCGCACCAGTCTTTGCGGATGAACCGGTAGGCCAGTCCCACCGCCAGAGCTCCGGGTATGCTGCCAGGGAAGGCGAAGAGGGTTCCCGTTCCCATGGCAACTCTCAGTATGCTGGTCACCAGGGCCGCCCCCGCAGCCCACCAGGGTCCCAGCAGAACTCCGGCTATGGCGTTTACCGCGTGCTGAAAGGGAAAACATTTGGTCGGGCCGAAGGGGACCGAGACTCCCGACAGCAGCAGGGCCGTTGCCGTGAGCAATCCCGCGACGGTTAGCCGTCGGAGGGCGATTGAACTGGTCGAGGCGTTTTCGTGGGTCATTTTTAGGTTCTCCTCTTCTTTATCTGACCAACAGCGGCGAAATGTCTACCGCTTTTTCTATGAGCCCCGCCTCCAAAGCGAAATCGGCGAAGGCTTTCCACCGTGACCGGTCGTTTTCCTGGTTTTTAGCGAAGTAGGGCAGGGTCGCCTCGAAAGCGTCGGTCTCCATCCCTCTGTCGGCGTCGGGCAGGGCCTTGAAGTAGAGATTCAGCGCCTCTTTCGGGTTTGCCCTGGCGAAGTCTATGCCTTTTTGAACTGCGTCGGAGAAAGCAGTGATCGCTCCTTCGCGTTTTTCAACGGTCTCTGGGGATGCCAGGAAGATCAGTTCGTCGTAGTCCGGTATTCCGTGTCTTTCCAGCTCGAAGTACTCGGCCTCGATTCCCTGGTGTTTCATCTCCACCACCTCGTAGGTCTTGAAGGGGCCCATGACGGCGTTGACCTTTCCGGATACCAGTGCCGGTATTATGGTGAAGCCGATGTTGATCGCCTCGTAGCTTTCTATGCCGTTTTTCTCCGCAAAGGCGGCCATGAGGAGGTCCATCATTCCCGGGACGGTGTAGCCAACCTTCTTGCCCTCTAGGTCTTCCGGAGATGATATACCCTTGTCCTTCATGTAGAGCAGGGTAGTGAGAGGGTGTCCTACCAGTCTTCCTACCACCCTGGGATTCAGACCTTCCGCTGCTGCCATGACGGTCTGAGGCTGGTATCCCACAGCCAGGTCGACCGTCTGGGCCATCGCCAGCTTCAGGGAGTCGGAGGTGTCGGAGGGGCTCATTATCTTCACGTCCAACCCGGCTTCTTCGAAGTATCCCTTCTCCTGCGCCACGTATATAGGCAGGTGGTCCACGTTGGGGAACCAGTCGAGCATCAAAGTCAGTTTCTCCGCCGCATCGGCATGAAGCACCGCCACCATGACAGTTAAACAGGCGATCGTACATATCAGGGTCTTTTTCATGTCTCATTTCTCCTTTTTATTTAAGTTCAGATTTTTTCGTCTCCGTCGCTCCACGGAGCGTATCTATCGGCCAGTTTCCCCACTAGCCACCAGAGAGCCAGTCCCATCGCCGAGAGCCAGAGTATCGCCGCGAATACCACGTCGGTCTTGAGCCTGGCGTTGGACTGTATCATCAGATAGCCCAGACCGCTCTGGGCTCCCACCCATTCGCCTATTACGGCTCCTATCGTGGCGACCGATACGGCTACCTTGAGGCCTGCGAAGAAGTAGGGCAGAGCCCAGGGCCAGTAGAGCTTTACCATGGTATCCCGGAAGGGGTATCCCATGAGTCTGAACATCTGACGATATCTTCTGTCGCAGCTCTTGAATCCCTCCAATAGGTTCACCGTGACGGGAAAGAATATTATTACCGTGGCCATAACCACCTTGCTGGTTATGCCGTAGCCGAACCAGACCACCAGTACCGGGGCCAGAGCGAAGACAGGTATGGCTTGAGAGGCGACCAGAAAAGGGGAAAGGGCCCTCTCAAGGTAGGGCTTGGCGAACATTGCGGTGGAGAGAGGCACCGCCAATGCCAGTGCCAGAGCCAGCCCCAGGAAGATCTCCAGTGCCGTGACCGCTCCGTGTCGGGCCAATATCGGTGCCTGGATTAGCGCCGTCATCACGACCGAGCTGGGGCGGGGGAGTATGTAGCTAGGTACTTTGGAGATCACGCAGCCTATCTCCCACAGTAGGACCAGGATCGCCCCGGCCAGGAGGGAGCTCCATCGGTTCATGACGCCCCCCCCTGTAGAACGTCCATGATGGTCCCTCGAAGCTCCACAAGGTAGGGATCGTCTCTGTGTCTGGGCTTATCCCCTTGGAGGCGATAGTTGCCGGTGATCTTCATCGGCGTTTGAGACAGTGTGACCAGCCTGTCCGAGGTGACCAAAGCCTCCTCTACGTCGTGGGTTATCATGACAATTGTTTTCCCGAACTCTTTCTGCAGGGTTACCAGCATTCCCTGAAGTCCCTGTCTGGTAAGGGCGTCCAGTGCGGATAAAGGTTCGTCTAAAAGTATCAGCTCTCTGTCGAAGAGTATGGTCCTGGCCAAGGCGCATCTTTGTCTCATCCCCCCCGAGACTTTCCCCGGAAGGTAGTTTTCGAAACCTCGAAGTCCGAGCCTTACCAACAGAGAGTCTCCTCTTTTTTCGTCTTTTTTCGTGGGATGCCGGATCGGGAGCATGGCGTTTTCCCTCAGGGTCAACCAGGGGAGCAGGAGGTCCGATTGGGACATCCAGGCCGTCAGAGAAGACAGGTCTTCGACCGGAGCTCCCTTCCACGAAATTACTCCTTCGTCGGGTGACACCGATCCGGTCAGTAGGTCGAAAAGGGTGCTTTTGCCGCAGCCGGATGGTCCTATCATGGAAACGAACTCTCCAGGCTCTACCTCGAGGTCCAGTTCGGAAAGCACCAACAGGCCTTCGAAGCTTTTTCTCAGTTTCGAGACGGAGAGCAGAGTCATCGTCCGGCGGGAGATGGGAGCCTCTTCCAGAGGATCTCTATGAGCAGTATGGATATCAGGAGGTTAGGAACCATGTAGCTGCCGTTGTAGACCAGTGAATATAGGAGAGGGTTCTGTCCTTCCGGCGCGTAGCTGGCG from Dethiosulfovibrio faecalis encodes the following:
- a CDS encoding threonine synthase encodes the protein MLKCLKCGASYGDDESIWRCPGCGGHLDHITEKLLSISPEEIKRGPLSMWRYGRTIPVRSPEKAVTMGEGLTPLIPVKLDGMKHLVKMDFLCPTGSYKDRGISVLVSRLRELGITSLIEDSSGNAGAAMAAYCAAGGLNCSVYVPDYTSAGKCVQIEAYGAELIRVPGTREDTTDAAMAAARETYYGSHNWSPWFVEGVKTFAYEIWEQLGWTVPDHLVLPLGQGSLVLGAYRAFSELREMGLINNIPKIHGVQSANCAPLAKAYESGLDVPENITKTETVAEGISSATPLRGAEVLEAVKRSGGSIVAVDEKPIVDGIFALASRGIYVEPTSAVVVPALKKLRIEGTLSDQDVTVAFLSGSGLKATDKILHLKEQP
- a CDS encoding RidA family protein; protein product: MIRRIESEKAPKPAGCYSQATRVGNLIFTAGQLPVDPTTGKALKGASPAEQTRRILKNIAALLEENGSSLEKVAKATVLIRDVTLWDEVNKAYSEFFTSPVPPARTVASGIDIHNGLDVEIDVIAEVGDS
- a CDS encoding signal peptidase II; amino-acid sequence: MKPASLASFVAIGTYGCSVAVRRMGLPAIWNKGVAFSSLENGSTWGSAVGFAVLLAVTAMADKKPAPTKNGLILMWGGAMGNMIDRLLYGAVMDYIPVPFWPGGLYLNIADLALIGGALSILWGTFKAKTQEETQKEGKP
- the thiW gene encoding energy coupling factor transporter S component ThiW translates to MTHENASTSSIALRRLTVAGLLTATALLLSGVSVPFGPTKCFPFQHAVNAIAGVLLGPWWAAGAALVTSILRVAMGTGTLFAFPGSIPGALAVGLAYRFIRKDWCALAEPLGTGPIGATLSALLIAPAMGKSVGLWALQGAFLTSAIPGCIIGYAVILGLRKSGIKVE
- a CDS encoding ABC transporter substrate-binding protein; this encodes MKKTLICTIACLTVMVAVLHADAAEKLTLMLDWFPNVDHLPIYVAQEKGYFEEAGLDVKIMSPSDTSDSLKLAMAQTVDLAVGYQPQTVMAAAEGLNPRVVGRLVGHPLTTLLYMKDKGISSPEDLEGKKVGYTVPGMMDLLMAAFAEKNGIESYEAINIGFTIIPALVSGKVNAVMGPFKTYEVVEMKHQGIEAEYFELERHGIPDYDELIFLASPETVEKREGAITAFSDAVQKGIDFARANPKEALNLYFKALPDADRGMETDAFEATLPYFAKNQENDRSRWKAFADFALEAGLIEKAVDISPLLVR
- a CDS encoding ABC transporter permease encodes the protein MNRWSSLLAGAILVLLWEIGCVISKVPSYILPRPSSVVMTALIQAPILARHGAVTALEIFLGLALALALAVPLSTAMFAKPYLERALSPFLVASQAIPVFALAPVLVVWFGYGITSKVVMATVIIFFPVTVNLLEGFKSCDRRYRQMFRLMGYPFRDTMVKLYWPWALPYFFAGLKVAVSVATIGAVIGEWVGAQSGLGYLMIQSNARLKTDVVFAAILWLSAMGLALWWLVGKLADRYAPWSDGDEKI
- a CDS encoding ABC transporter ATP-binding protein, whose translation is MTLLSVSKLRKSFEGLLVLSELDLEVEPGEFVSMIGPSGCGKSTLFDLLTGSVSPDEGVISWKGAPVEDLSSLTAWMSQSDLLLPWLTLRENAMLPIRHPTKKDEKRGDSLLVRLGLRGFENYLPGKVSGGMRQRCALARTILFDRELILLDEPLSALDALTRQGLQGMLVTLQKEFGKTIVMITHDVEEALVTSDRLVTLSQTPMKITGNYRLQGDKPRHRDDPYLVELRGTIMDVLQGGAS